A segment of the Deltaproteobacteria bacterium genome:
GCGCCCTGCCCGTGCGCGGCGGCGTCGTGCTGTCGGTCGAGCGCATGCGCCGGATCGTCGAAATCGATCCTGCCGACCTGGTCGCGGTGGTCGAGCCCGGCGTCATCGTCGGCGACCTGCAGGCGGCCGTCGAGGCCGAGGGGCTGTTCTACCCGCCCGACCCCGCATCGCTCGCTCTGTGCTCGATCGGCGGCAACGTCGCGACGAACGCCGGCGGCCCGCGCGCGTTCAAGTACGGCGTGACCGGCCACTACGTCCTCGGGCTCGAGGTCGTGCTGATGGGCGGCGAGGTGCTGCGCTGCGGCCGGCGCACGGCCAAGGGCGTCGCGGGCTACGACCTGGTCAGCGGCTTCGTGGGCAGCGAGGGAACGTTCGGCGTGACCACCGAGATCACGCTCAAGCTCGTGCCGAAGCCGGCGGCGGTCGCGACGATGCTGGCGGTGTTCGACGCCATCGCCGCGGCCGGCCGCGCGGTCGACGACCTGCTGCGCCGAGGCTTCCGGCCGCGCGCGATCGAGCTGATGGATCGCGTGACGATCGACCACGTGCGCCCGCGCGCGCGCTACGCGTTTCCGCGCACGGCGGCCGCGGTCGTGCTGGTGGAACTCGACGGCGAGCCGGAGGGACTCGACGCGGCGGTCGTGCGCGCCGGCCAGGTGTGCGACGCGGCCGGCGCGGTCGACGTGGTCGTCGCGCGCGACGAGCGCGACCGCCGCGACCTGTGGGACGCGCGGCGGGGCGCGTCGCGGGCGCTGCGCGACGCGCACCGGCACAAGATCAACGAGGACGTGTGCGTGCCGCGCGGCCGGCTGCCGGAGCTGCTCGCTCGCATCGAGGCGCTCGCCGCGCGCTGCGACATGCCGATCGCCGCGTTCGGCCACGCGGGCGACGGCAACCTGCACGTCAACCTGCTGTGCGACGAGGACCGCCACCGGCCGGACGTCGCCGCGCGCATCGACCAGGCGGCGCGCGCGCTGTTCGCCGACACCCTCGCCCTGCGCGGCACGCTCAGCGGCGAACACGGCATCGGCCTCGCCAAGCGCGACTACCTGCCGATGGAACAGTCGCCGCAGCTCATCGAGTGGCAGCGCAAGTGGAAGGCGATGTGGGATCCGCTCGACCTGCTCAACCCGGACAAGGTGTTGCCGCCGCGGCGCGCCTGCCCGGAGTGACGGCGGGCCGCGCGTGCCCGGCGCCGCCGCGCGCCCTACTCGACCGGCACGGCGCGCACGAGCTTCCACGATCCGGCGCGCGGCCGCGCGTCGCGCGCGCTCGGGAGGTGCCCGGCCGCCGCGCGCCCTACTCGACCGGCACGGCGCGCACGAGCTTCCAGCGGCCGCCGACGAGGGCGAATGTCGCCTGGATGTCGCCGGGCGCCGGCGCCGCCGGACACGCGACTTGTTGATCGTTCCCCGCGCAACCGGCTTCGAGCGCGGCGACGAGCCGGGACACCAGCGTCGGGTCGGCGCGCCACAGCGCGACCGCCTGATCCGCGCCGGGCGCCGCGCCCTCGCTCCACACCAGATCATCGGCCACCATCGCGCGGGCCGCGTCGAACCGGCCGGCGCGCAACGCCTCGCGCAATGCGTGGATGCGCTGTGCCGCCGCCGGCGGAATCGCGCCGTACCGAGCGAAGTCCGGCGCCGGCGCGCGCGCGACCGGACGGCGGCGCGACTTGTGGATCGGCACCGCGTACCGCTTGAGCTTGCGGTAAATCGCGACCTGCAGCGCCTCCACTCGCCCCTTGAGCCACGGCGGCACGTCCGCGCCCGACAGCGGCACCGGCTTGAGCCCCGGCTCGTACTCGGCCGCCTCGCCCTCGATGCGCACCCGCCACGGCTTGCCCCCGAGCACGTACACGCGAAACCGCACGAAGTACAGCTTGTCCATCCGCGCGGTGCCGCCGAACGCACCGCCGCCGGCACCGCCGGTCGCCGGGTTGGTCACGCTGCCGACGCCGACGCCGCGCGCCGTCCGCGTGTCCTCGCCCGAGGAAATCTTGATCTGGTGCCACGCCGTACGGATGACGCCCGACGTCGGGTTCTCGTCGACGTACGGATACAGCTCGACGACCGCTTCGAGCACTTTCGAGTAGACGACGGCGAAGTCCGCGTCGTAGCCGGACGTCGTCGCGAGGTGGACCTCCTTCGGCGACGCGCCGCAGGCCGCGAGCGCCACCGCGACGGCGGCCGAAATCGTGGTACGTATCGGCACGGCACGGTCAGTCTGATGGGCGGACACCACAAAAGTCAATCGGCCCCGGCCGCCGTGGACGAGCGACGCGTGCGCGCGATCCTCGACGCGCTCGAGCGCACCTGGGGCCACGCGACCTGCGAGCTGAACCATCGGAACCCGTTCGAACTGCTCGTCGCGACGATCCTGAGCGCGCAGTCGACCGACAAGCGCGTCAATCAGGTGACCCCGGAGTTGTTCGCGCGCTACCCGACGCCGGCGGCGCTGGCGGCCGCCGATCCGGATGACGTCGAGCGCATCGTCCACTCGACCGGCTTCTTCCGCCAGAAGACGCGCGCGATCCTCGGCGTCGCGCGCGCCCTGGTGGACCGCCACGGCGGCGAGGTGCCGCGGTCGATGGAGGCGCTCACCGCGCTGCCGGGCGTCGCGCGCAAGACCGCCAACGTCGTGCTCGGCACGGCCTTCGGCATCCCGTCGGGCATCGTGGTCGACACGCACGTCAAGCGGCTCGCCAATCGGCTCGGGCTCACGCGCGAAACCGACCCGGTCAAGATCGAACGCGACCTGATGGCCCTCATCCCGCGCGACCGCTGGATCGACTTTTCGCACCAGCTCATCTGGCACGGCCGCCGCATCTGCCACGCGCGCAAGCCGGCGTGCGACCAGTGCCCGCTGGCGCCGCACTGCCCGTCCGCGGAGGTCGGCGCGTGACCGCCGCCTGCCCGCGCGTCGCCGTCGGCGCGATCGCGTTCGACGACCACGGGCGCGTCTTGCTCGTGCGCCGCGGCGCCCCGCCGGGCGAAGGCCTGTGGAGCGTACCGGGCGGCAAGGTGCGCCCCGGCGAGTCGCTGGTCGACGCCGTCGCGCGCGAGGTGCGCGAAGAGACGGGACTCGAGGTTGCCGTGCGCGACCTCGCGTGCGTGGTCGAGCGCGTGTCGCGCGACGCCGCCGGAGACATCGCGTACCACTACGTGATCCTCGACTACCGCGTGGAGGTCACCGGCGGGCGGATCGCCGCGGGCAGCGACGCGGCGGACGTGCGCTGGGTCGCGCCGGACGACCTGGACGCGCTGCCGGTCACGGAAGGGCTCGCCGCCGTGGTCGACAACGCGCGCCAAACGCGGTAACCGACGGCGATGGCCCCACCACTGACGCAGGTGGACGCGTGGCACGACTGGCGCTGGCAGCTGCGCAACATGTTGACCACCGCCGAGGACTTCGCGCGCTACATCCGGCTCACCGATGCGGAGCGAGCCGGACTCGAGCGAACGCGCGGGCAGTTTCGCACCGGCGCGACCCCCTACTACGCGTCGCTGATGGACCCGGATGACCCGACCTGCCCAATTCGGATGCAGACGCTGCCGTCGGTGCGCGAGACCGACGTCCGCCGCGAGGAGCTGGTCGACCCGCTCGGCGAAGACAGCCACAATCCGGCGCCCGCCATCTTCCACAAGTACCCGGATCGCGTATTGCTGCTCGCGCTCGATCGGTGCGCGATCTACTGTCGCCATTGCAACCGACGGCGGCTCGTCGGCGGCGACGATCCGCCGACGCGCGGCGACCTCGACGCCGCGATCGACTACATCGCGCGCACGCCGCAAGTTCGCGACGTGCTCATCTCGGGCGGCGACCCGCTGCTGTGGTCCACCGCGCGCCTGGACGCCCTGCTCGGCCGGCTGCGCGCGATCGACCACGTCGACATCATCCGCATCGGTACGCGCGTGCCGGTCGTGTTGCCGATGCGCGTCGACGCCGAGCTGTGCGGCATGCTGCGGCGCCACCACCCGCTGTACGTCAACACGCACTTCAACCACCCGAAGGAGCTCACCGCCGAGGCGCGCGCCGCGTGCGAGGCGCTCGTCGATGCGGGCATCCCGGTGAGCAACCAGGCCGTGTTGCTGCGCGGGATCAACTCGTCGGTGCGTTGCCTGCGCGCGCTGATGCGCGGCCTGCTGCGGATGCGGGTGCGCCCCTACTACCTGTTTCAAGGCGACATCGCCGTCGGCACGGACCACCTGCGCACGCCGGTCGACGAGGCGATCCGGCTGATGGACGGGCTGCGCGGCTGGATCAGCGGCCTCGGCGTACCGCACCTGGTCATCGACGCGCCGGGCGGCGGCGGCAAGATCCCGATCGGGCCGCAGTACCTGGTCGACATGGACGATCACTGGGTCACGCTGCGCAACTTCCGCGGCGACCTCGTCCGCTACCCGCAGCCGCGCGAGCGCGACTGCACCGTGCCGTACGACCGCGTGTGGTTCCGCGACGAAGACGACGCGTGACGCCGCGCGCGGTCACCGAGGCGATCCTCGCGCGCGCGACCGCCCTCGGCTTTCACCGCGCCGGGGTCGCGCCGGTCGACGCGCCCGTTCGCTATCGCGCGTACCGGCGGTGGCTCGCGTCCGGCCGCGCGGGGTCGATGTCCTACCTCAGCGCGCCCCACCAACTCGCGGCGCGCCGCGACCCGCGCGCGCTTCTGCCCGGAGCGAGGTCCGTGGTCGTCGTCGCGCTCGCGTACGCCCACCGCGGCGGCGACCTGCGCGACGGACGCCCGCGCGGCGAGGTGGCGCGCTACGCGCGCGGCGAGGACTACCACACGGTGTTGTACCGCAAGCTCACGGCCCTGGCCGATGCGCTCGCGGCGGACCTCGGCCGGCCGATCGCGGCGCGCCCCTGCGTCGACAGCGCACCGGTGCTCGAACGCGACCTCGCCGCGGCCGCGGGCATCGGCTTCGTCGCGAAGAACACGCTCGTGATCGCGCCCGGGCTCGGCTCGTACTTCGTGCTCGGCGAACTTCTCGTCGACGTCGCCGCGGAGCCCACGGCCGCGGCACCGATCGCGTCCAAGTGCGGCGACTGCACCGCCTGCCTCGACGCATGCCCGACGTCCGCGTTCGACGGCCCGTACCTGCTCGACGCGCGCCGGTGCATCTCGTACCTCACCATCGAGCACCGGGGGGCGATCGACCGGCCGCTGCGCGCGCACATGGGAGCCATGGCGTTCGGCTGCGACGTGTGCCAGGCGGTGTGTCCGTTCAACGCCGCCGCGCCCGACCGGATCGAGCCGGCCGCCGAA
Coding sequences within it:
- a CDS encoding KamA family radical SAM protein, whose amino-acid sequence is MAPPLTQVDAWHDWRWQLRNMLTTAEDFARYIRLTDAERAGLERTRGQFRTGATPYYASLMDPDDPTCPIRMQTLPSVRETDVRREELVDPLGEDSHNPAPAIFHKYPDRVLLLALDRCAIYCRHCNRRRLVGGDDPPTRGDLDAAIDYIARTPQVRDVLISGGDPLLWSTARLDALLGRLRAIDHVDIIRIGTRVPVVLPMRVDAELCGMLRRHHPLYVNTHFNHPKELTAEARAACEALVDAGIPVSNQAVLLRGINSSVRCLRALMRGLLRMRVRPYYLFQGDIAVGTDHLRTPVDEAIRLMDGLRGWISGLGVPHLVIDAPGGGGKIPIGPQYLVDMDDHWVTLRNFRGDLVRYPQPRERDCTVPYDRVWFRDEDDA
- a CDS encoding NUDIX domain-containing protein, coding for MTAACPRVAVGAIAFDDHGRVLLVRRGAPPGEGLWSVPGGKVRPGESLVDAVAREVREETGLEVAVRDLACVVERVSRDAAGDIAYHYVILDYRVEVTGGRIAAGSDAADVRWVAPDDLDALPVTEGLAAVVDNARQTR
- the nth gene encoding endonuclease III, which encodes MGGHHKSQSAPAAVDERRVRAILDALERTWGHATCELNHRNPFELLVATILSAQSTDKRVNQVTPELFARYPTPAALAAADPDDVERIVHSTGFFRQKTRAILGVARALVDRHGGEVPRSMEALTALPGVARKTANVVLGTAFGIPSGIVVDTHVKRLANRLGLTRETDPVKIERDLMALIPRDRWIDFSHQLIWHGRRICHARKPACDQCPLAPHCPSAEVGA
- a CDS encoding FAD-binding protein, whose protein sequence is MSAARQPAVDIAERLSRELGARQVVRRDDPKLDDYARDESGLGPYPPDCAVLCDSREQVEAVLRLCAEYRVPVTPRGAGSGMVGGALPVRGGVVLSVERMRRIVEIDPADLVAVVEPGVIVGDLQAAVEAEGLFYPPDPASLALCSIGGNVATNAGGPRAFKYGVTGHYVLGLEVVLMGGEVLRCGRRTAKGVAGYDLVSGFVGSEGTFGVTTEITLKLVPKPAAVATMLAVFDAIAAAGRAVDDLLRRGFRPRAIELMDRVTIDHVRPRARYAFPRTAAAVVLVELDGEPEGLDAAVVRAGQVCDAAGAVDVVVARDERDRRDLWDARRGASRALRDAHRHKINEDVCVPRGRLPELLARIEALAARCDMPIAAFGHAGDGNLHVNLLCDEDRHRPDVAARIDQAARALFADTLALRGTLSGEHGIGLAKRDYLPMEQSPQLIEWQRKWKAMWDPLDLLNPDKVLPPRRACPE
- the queG gene encoding tRNA epoxyqueuosine(34) reductase QueG, with the translated sequence MPARADARPAADAGAPLLPVSRRHRRRHGPPAHAGRRGDPADGRAARLDQRPRRTAPGHRRAGRRRQDPDRAAVPGRHGRSLGHAAQLPRRPRPLPAAARARLHRAVRPRVVPRRRRRVTPRAVTEAILARATALGFHRAGVAPVDAPVRYRAYRRWLASGRAGSMSYLSAPHQLAARRDPRALLPGARSVVVVALAYAHRGGDLRDGRPRGEVARYARGEDYHTVLYRKLTALADALAADLGRPIAARPCVDSAPVLERDLAAAAGIGFVAKNTLVIAPGLGSYFVLGELLVDVAAEPTAAAPIASKCGDCTACLDACPTSAFDGPYLLDARRCISYLTIEHRGAIDRPLRAHMGAMAFGCDVCQAVCPFNAAAPDRIEPAAELRPRSPDAGAVDLIALVDGGANQHRKRVAGTALRRARRDQLARNACIALGNLGDPAAVPALARALAGARSPIVRGHAAWALGRLGAVEPLREAADRERDPYVRSEIAAALADAEAPRTGEPMR